One Planctomicrobium piriforme DNA segment encodes these proteins:
- a CDS encoding WD40 repeat domain-containing serine/threonine protein kinase, translating into MIFDDAQIEMLLEKSLAEGLTPEEVCVDEPQLLHVLRQRWEECRAVSFALDGLFPSSAVRTAATDSGDGPLPEIPGYELYEVLGRGGMGIVFRGRHLKLNRQIALKMMLPGSYAGPAELKRFEREAQIVASLCHPHIVQVFDVGDAAGRPYYTMELISGGSLAEMLTRSSRSIRESAALVIQLATALDLVHRSGVIHRDLKPGNILLTEEGIPKIGDFGLAYQPAGRTDVTLNSTWLGTPSYMAPEQALGKTSSVGPAADIYSLGAILYELLTGWPPFRAESAMELQRLSVNEDPLPPGRLNQAVPRDLEAICLKCLEKDPRQRYRTAGELQEDLTRFLNHIPVLARRVTNTDRVQRWIQRNPAISVALAGIAVLTFMLLVGSIWSAAHFRELAQTNGRLAWDKSLLARQFESERDKALSAEHRESGLRSKADALSATYLKNLYIAEMTLATQASAIPGGIARVHDLLSNWTQTATDLRDWEWYYLNGLCHQDQGTFQAHLRGALDVAWSPDGTQLATAGVDKTICLLDRSGKRPPRRLTGHEREVLSVMWNSDGTRLASASWDGRVKVWDALSSQLLFDCAGVYGELFCVDWSPDDQSLVAGCKDGVIRVWNANTGELRRELTGHIDAVAGVAWSPDGTLIASAGHDHTVRIWSASTMAQERVLRGHTNWVNDVEWSPDGSRCASAGNDQTARIWNPLTGTEELSITGHRQSVISLSWKQDGQELATASDDMTARVWSTLDGTQKRQASGHLAELTGVAWAPDGSEFASCGYDGNVKLWSESSPHRALPLTRHGDLQVVAWNPTDSEQLAAAWGEGFVQVWDTQEQAVIGELRAEGTYLRSAQWHPNGKTIATGSEDGLIRLWNLDSPGTPATILDQGRPVLQMCWDPQGKWLAATGLGPVTIWDVVERKRLREFSGNGKPFATMCPDPKGELLAIGAEDGTINLWNMSNGEEVLTYQQHRSRIVSMAWSPDGKLLASTSLSPLIHLWDPRTGELLRTLNGHTATSSQLAWSRDGCRLATVAHDGRLKIWDAECGREVLNVENTYAWLNSVSWSRDSRSIAMCDQHQSVWIADAAAGYIAAKSSQLLPDLDAKILRQPTPADLLLRAQVYQGMRDWKRAGADLDEQLRMVSSPWIVMEAFISRPYHAGSSDAPGGRFVSGAEQAEVLAAAVAPLNGDLWQPLEGSQQGVIDFTRYTEGRNETSVFLLFPVFSAVDQPVSIRIGSDDDCRVTVNQQTVFEYSGPRAPLPDQDTIPTNLIAGWNWVLVEVVNRTGDHGLYFRLSDPDSTEPVAALP; encoded by the coding sequence GTGATCTTTGACGACGCCCAAATCGAGATGCTGCTCGAAAAGTCGCTGGCGGAAGGACTGACTCCGGAGGAGGTCTGCGTCGACGAACCGCAACTGCTGCACGTCCTGAGGCAACGTTGGGAAGAATGCCGTGCGGTCAGTTTCGCCCTGGACGGTTTGTTTCCGTCGTCTGCGGTTCGAACCGCAGCGACCGATTCGGGGGACGGTCCACTCCCTGAGATCCCGGGCTACGAGCTGTACGAAGTTCTCGGTCGCGGAGGGATGGGCATCGTCTTTCGGGGACGGCACCTGAAACTCAACCGGCAGATCGCCCTGAAGATGATGCTGCCCGGATCATACGCTGGCCCGGCGGAACTCAAACGCTTCGAGCGCGAAGCGCAGATCGTCGCCTCGTTGTGTCATCCTCATATCGTTCAGGTCTTTGACGTCGGCGACGCGGCGGGGCGACCGTATTACACGATGGAACTGATCTCTGGCGGCAGTCTTGCCGAGATGTTGACCCGAAGTTCTCGCTCGATTCGTGAATCGGCCGCGCTGGTGATTCAGTTGGCCACGGCCCTCGATCTGGTGCATCGCAGCGGGGTCATCCATCGCGACCTGAAGCCCGGCAATATCCTGCTGACTGAAGAAGGCATCCCCAAGATCGGTGATTTTGGACTTGCCTACCAGCCGGCCGGCCGGACAGACGTCACGCTCAATTCAACGTGGCTCGGCACCCCCAGCTATATGGCGCCGGAGCAGGCGTTGGGCAAAACCTCATCCGTCGGTCCCGCTGCCGACATCTACTCGCTGGGTGCGATCCTCTACGAACTGCTCACCGGGTGGCCTCCCTTTCGAGCCGAATCGGCGATGGAACTGCAGCGACTGTCCGTGAATGAAGACCCGCTGCCGCCGGGCCGGCTCAATCAGGCGGTGCCTCGCGACCTGGAAGCCATCTGTCTGAAGTGCCTGGAAAAAGATCCCCGGCAGCGGTATCGCACCGCAGGTGAACTGCAGGAAGACCTCACGCGGTTTTTGAACCATATCCCTGTCCTGGCGCGCCGCGTGACCAACACAGATCGCGTTCAGCGCTGGATTCAGCGCAATCCGGCCATCAGCGTTGCGCTGGCCGGCATCGCCGTGCTGACGTTCATGCTGCTTGTGGGGTCAATCTGGTCCGCCGCGCATTTTCGTGAGCTGGCCCAAACCAATGGCCGCCTCGCCTGGGACAAGAGCCTGCTGGCCCGGCAGTTCGAATCAGAACGTGACAAAGCTCTCAGCGCCGAACATCGCGAAAGTGGGCTGCGCAGTAAGGCCGATGCTCTCAGTGCCACGTATCTAAAGAATCTCTACATCGCGGAAATGACTCTTGCCACTCAGGCCTCGGCCATCCCCGGCGGCATTGCCCGTGTTCACGATCTGTTGAGCAACTGGACTCAAACAGCGACGGACCTGCGCGACTGGGAATGGTATTACTTAAACGGCCTGTGCCATCAGGACCAGGGAACCTTTCAGGCGCATCTGAGAGGGGCGCTGGATGTCGCCTGGAGCCCCGATGGAACGCAACTGGCGACAGCGGGTGTCGACAAAACGATTTGCCTTCTCGATCGCAGTGGGAAACGCCCGCCGCGACGCTTGACCGGGCACGAGCGAGAAGTGCTGTCCGTCATGTGGAACAGCGATGGGACACGTCTCGCCAGCGCCAGTTGGGATGGTCGCGTCAAAGTGTGGGACGCCCTGAGCAGTCAACTTCTGTTTGACTGCGCCGGAGTTTACGGCGAACTGTTTTGCGTTGACTGGAGCCCCGATGATCAGTCACTGGTGGCCGGTTGCAAAGACGGGGTCATTCGCGTCTGGAATGCCAACACTGGTGAATTGCGTCGTGAATTGACCGGTCATATCGATGCCGTGGCGGGCGTCGCCTGGAGTCCTGATGGAACCTTAATCGCATCCGCAGGGCACGATCATACGGTTCGCATCTGGTCGGCCAGTACCATGGCTCAAGAGCGGGTTCTGCGGGGGCACACGAACTGGGTGAACGATGTCGAATGGAGCCCCGATGGATCTCGTTGTGCCTCGGCCGGTAATGATCAGACTGCCCGCATCTGGAATCCACTGACGGGTACTGAAGAATTGTCGATCACTGGTCATCGTCAGTCGGTCATTTCCTTAAGTTGGAAACAGGACGGACAAGAGCTTGCGACCGCCAGCGACGATATGACGGCCCGAGTCTGGTCGACTTTGGATGGAACGCAAAAACGTCAGGCATCAGGTCATCTTGCGGAACTGACTGGAGTCGCCTGGGCGCCGGATGGCAGTGAGTTTGCATCCTGCGGGTATGACGGCAACGTCAAACTCTGGTCCGAATCATCGCCGCATCGAGCCCTCCCGCTGACGCGGCATGGCGACTTACAAGTCGTCGCCTGGAATCCGACAGATTCCGAACAACTGGCCGCAGCTTGGGGCGAGGGATTCGTCCAGGTCTGGGACACGCAAGAACAAGCCGTCATCGGGGAACTGCGGGCGGAAGGAACTTATCTGCGATCAGCACAGTGGCATCCGAACGGTAAGACCATCGCCACCGGCAGCGAAGACGGGCTGATCAGACTCTGGAACCTGGATTCACCCGGTACTCCGGCAACGATCCTCGACCAGGGCCGACCCGTGTTGCAGATGTGTTGGGATCCGCAAGGAAAATGGCTGGCCGCGACCGGTCTCGGACCAGTGACCATCTGGGATGTGGTGGAGAGGAAACGCCTGCGAGAGTTCTCCGGGAACGGGAAGCCCTTCGCCACAATGTGCCCGGACCCCAAGGGTGAACTTCTGGCAATCGGAGCCGAAGATGGCACCATCAACTTGTGGAACATGTCGAACGGCGAAGAGGTTCTCACCTATCAGCAGCATCGGTCCCGCATCGTCTCCATGGCCTGGAGTCCCGATGGGAAGCTTCTCGCGTCGACCAGTTTGAGTCCGCTGATTCATCTGTGGGATCCGCGCACAGGTGAACTACTGAGAACACTGAACGGACATACTGCGACATCATCGCAACTTGCCTGGAGTCGCGACGGATGTCGACTCGCGACCGTGGCCCACGACGGCCGCCTGAAAATCTGGGATGCCGAATGCGGGCGAGAAGTCCTCAACGTCGAGAACACTTACGCCTGGCTGAATTCCGTTTCGTGGAGCCGGGACAGTCGATCGATCGCGATGTGCGACCAGCATCAATCCGTATGGATCGCGGATGCGGCCGCCGGGTACATCGCCGCAAAGTCATCGCAGTTGCTGCCTGATCTCGATGCGAAGATTCTCCGCCAGCCTACTCCGGCAGACCTGCTGCTGCGAGCTCAAGTCTACCAAGGAATGCGGGACTGGAAGCGTGCAGGAGCGGATCTCGATGAGCAGCTTCGAATGGTTTCCTCCCCCTGGATCGTGATGGAAGCGTTCATCTCCCGGCCGTACCACGCCGGATCATCAGACGCGCCAGGGGGCCGATTTGTGTCCGGAGCAGAACAGGCGGAAGTTCTCGCGGCGGCCGTCGCCCCTTTGAATGGCGATCTCTGGCAACCGCTGGAAGGCTCGCAGCAAGGGGTCATCGATTTCACCAGATACACCGAAGGCAGAAACGAGACCTCCGTCTTCCTGCTCTTCCCGGTCTTCTCCGCAGTCGATCAGCCCGTTTCGATCCGCATCGGGTCGGATGATGATTGTCGAGTCACGGTCAATCAGCAAACTGTGTTTGAATATTCAGGCCCTCGCGCCCCGCTACCCGACCAGGATACAATTCCGACGAATCTCATTGCCGGCTGGAACTGGGTACTGGTGGAAGTCGTCAATCGTACCGGCGATCACGGGCTGTATTTCAGGCTTTCTGACCCGGATTCCACGGAGCCAGTCGCGGCACTGCCGTGA